Proteins encoded together in one Myxococcus stipitatus window:
- a CDS encoding thioredoxin family protein, whose protein sequence is MRTHAACLLLLGLVACTAARTQSPSEPTHAGAPLPFIEDDYARALAEAKSRGIPLFVDVWAPWCHTCRSMKAYVLSDKSLARHADRYVWLEVNTDMTQNAAFQEKFPIDFWPTLFIIDPRQEKPLLRFVGSATVEQLERIIEDGERAYKGGITGAEALLARGDALYGEGRSAEAAEALAEALAEAPADWSRRGRATESLLMAMLGANQAEPCARKALELLPGLPRSLSYANGAATGLLCAMGLPKDEAASKELRAALEAKVAEAIAPPAIEMSVDDRSGLYEVRVMARAAEKDEAGVKALAEEWLAYLEAEAAKAPNPDARAVFDSHRMQAAMKLGAPARAIPALEQSEKDLPRDYNPPARLATLYRLEGRLDDALAANTRALALVQGSRRITVLQNRVDIHVARKDTAAATQTLEEAIAFAKTLPTSQVGPHVVANLEKKLAGIQAGAQPAPK, encoded by the coding sequence ATGCGAACCCATGCCGCCTGCCTGCTGCTGCTGGGGCTCGTCGCCTGCACCGCCGCGAGGACCCAATCGCCCTCGGAGCCGACGCACGCTGGAGCCCCGCTGCCATTCATCGAGGACGACTACGCCCGCGCGCTCGCCGAGGCGAAGTCGAGGGGCATCCCCCTCTTCGTCGACGTCTGGGCGCCGTGGTGTCACACCTGTCGCTCGATGAAGGCCTACGTCCTCTCCGACAAGTCGCTGGCCCGTCACGCGGACCGCTATGTCTGGCTCGAGGTGAACACCGACATGACGCAGAACGCGGCCTTCCAGGAGAAGTTCCCCATCGACTTCTGGCCGACGCTGTTCATCATCGACCCGCGCCAGGAGAAGCCGCTGCTGCGCTTCGTCGGGAGCGCCACCGTGGAGCAGCTCGAGCGAATCATCGAGGACGGTGAGCGCGCCTACAAGGGCGGCATCACCGGCGCGGAGGCCCTGCTGGCGCGCGGCGACGCGCTCTACGGCGAGGGCCGCTCCGCGGAGGCCGCCGAGGCGCTGGCGGAGGCCCTCGCCGAGGCGCCCGCGGACTGGTCTCGCCGGGGCCGCGCGACGGAGTCGTTGCTGATGGCCATGCTCGGCGCGAATCAGGCCGAACCGTGCGCGCGCAAGGCCCTGGAGCTCTTGCCCGGCCTCCCCCGCTCGCTCTCGTATGCCAACGGCGCGGCGACGGGCCTGCTGTGCGCCATGGGACTGCCGAAGGACGAGGCCGCGAGCAAGGAGCTGCGAGCCGCCCTCGAGGCGAAGGTGGCCGAGGCCATCGCGCCGCCCGCCATCGAGATGTCCGTGGACGACCGCTCCGGCCTGTACGAGGTCCGGGTCATGGCGCGCGCGGCCGAGAAGGACGAGGCCGGCGTGAAGGCCCTCGCCGAGGAGTGGCTCGCCTACCTCGAGGCCGAGGCGGCGAAGGCGCCCAACCCGGACGCGCGAGCCGTCTTCGACTCCCACCGCATGCAGGCGGCCATGAAGCTGGGCGCGCCCGCGCGGGCCATCCCCGCCCTCGAGCAGAGCGAGAAGGACCTGCCGCGCGACTACAACCCGCCCGCGCGGCTGGCCACGCTCTACCGGCTCGAGGGCCGCCTGGATGACGCGCTCGCCGCGAACACCCGCGCGCTGGCGCTCGTGCAGGGCTCGCGTCGCATCACGGTGCTCCAGAACCGCGTCGACATCCACGTCGCGCGCAAGGACACCGCCGCCGCGACCCAGACGCTGGAGGAGGCCATCGCGTTCGCGAAGACGCTGCCCACGTCGCAGGTGGGGCCGCACGTGGTGGCCAACCTCGAGAAGAAGCTCGCCGGCATCCAGGCGGGCGCCCAGCCCGCGCCGAAGTAG
- a CDS encoding GTPase, giving the protein MRDPYTLRDSLASALDALPAPERFAEASDADLARRLAERLRRDLLPRLGSADAPLLLVAIAGPNNVGKSTLFNALVGAALSPARPEGGLTKQCLAAAHPETWTGTLKEFLTRRYDTVPVAPGQDAPVDQPGPAGRLYLVLAEAVPRGLLVMDTPDFDSVYRENRERAEALLVTVDVLVFVVSRQTYQNAALVDFLRAAVGHGRPYLLVYNEASREEVARGHLDKLAADVGHPPLARYLAPHQPDVEAGLAPLATAPLDGRPPLNALLGQAEHSRELKARALEASLADARAELEAVASAATRSAHEPERLRQRLRHELAGVGRAAALKAVPADVLIDAFRDELDARSAFHKWVRLPFRGLATALTYVSRKVRQSFTGPEPRGTDTPVQAVDATLTDGVRRLVDAFAPEVAAWRGDAGTRATLAEAFGPATLARLEEPLGFEALHAHGADRAALYAYCRELVAEELQGGMREELLQALTTLVYSVPSGAAAVVTVATGGFGHDAVVWAGTLLSTPLMERFVDLLGAQVRARVTRKWADAHGATLAHALERRFFADVLRHLDGLAGDWTHTAARLEAARAALT; this is encoded by the coding sequence ATGAGAGACCCGTACACCCTGCGCGACTCCCTCGCGTCCGCCCTGGACGCGCTTCCCGCTCCCGAGCGCTTCGCCGAGGCGTCCGACGCGGACCTGGCCCGACGCCTGGCCGAACGCCTGCGCCGGGACCTGCTCCCACGCCTGGGCTCCGCCGACGCGCCGCTGCTGCTGGTGGCCATCGCCGGGCCGAACAACGTGGGGAAGTCCACACTCTTCAACGCGTTGGTGGGCGCCGCGCTGTCGCCCGCGCGCCCCGAGGGAGGGCTCACCAAGCAATGCCTGGCCGCCGCCCACCCGGAGACGTGGACGGGGACGCTGAAGGAGTTCCTCACGCGGCGCTACGACACGGTGCCCGTCGCGCCCGGGCAGGACGCGCCGGTGGACCAACCGGGCCCGGCGGGGCGACTGTACCTGGTGCTGGCGGAGGCGGTGCCGCGCGGGTTGCTCGTCATGGACACGCCGGACTTCGACAGCGTGTACCGCGAGAACCGCGAGCGCGCGGAGGCGCTGCTCGTCACGGTGGACGTCCTGGTGTTCGTGGTCAGCCGGCAGACGTACCAGAACGCGGCGCTGGTGGACTTCCTCCGCGCGGCGGTGGGCCATGGGCGGCCGTACCTGCTCGTCTACAACGAGGCGTCGCGCGAGGAGGTGGCGCGGGGGCACCTCGACAAGCTCGCCGCGGACGTGGGGCATCCTCCGCTCGCGCGCTACCTGGCGCCCCACCAGCCCGACGTGGAGGCGGGCCTCGCGCCGTTGGCCACGGCCCCCCTGGATGGGCGCCCGCCGTTGAACGCGTTGTTGGGCCAGGCCGAGCACTCGCGGGAATTGAAGGCCCGCGCGCTGGAGGCCTCGCTGGCGGACGCGCGCGCGGAGCTGGAGGCGGTGGCGAGCGCGGCGACACGGTCCGCGCACGAGCCCGAGCGGCTCCGGCAGCGGCTCCGGCACGAGCTGGCGGGCGTGGGCCGCGCGGCGGCGCTCAAGGCCGTCCCCGCCGACGTGCTCATCGACGCCTTCCGCGACGAACTGGATGCGCGCAGCGCGTTCCACAAGTGGGTGCGACTGCCGTTCCGCGGCCTGGCGACGGCGCTCACGTACGTGAGCCGCAAGGTGCGGCAGTCCTTCACGGGCCCCGAGCCACGCGGGACGGATACGCCGGTACAGGCGGTGGACGCGACGCTGACGGACGGGGTGCGCCGGCTGGTGGACGCCTTCGCGCCGGAGGTGGCCGCGTGGCGCGGGGACGCGGGGACGCGGGCGACGTTGGCGGAGGCCTTCGGTCCGGCGACGCTGGCTCGCCTGGAGGAGCCGCTGGGCTTCGAGGCGCTGCACGCGCATGGGGCGGACCGCGCCGCGCTGTATGCGTATTGCCGCGAGCTGGTGGCCGAGGAGCTCCAGGGCGGCATGCGGGAGGAGCTGCTCCAGGCGTTGACGACGCTGGTGTACTCGGTGCCGTCGGGCGCGGCGGCGGTGGTGACGGTGGCCACGGGCGGGTTCGGCCACGACGCTGTGGTGTGGGCGGGGACGCTCTTGTCCACGCCGCTGATGGAGCGCTTCGTGGACCTCCTGGGCGCGCAGGTGCGCGCGCGCGTCACCCGGAAGTGGGCGGACGCGCATGGCGCCACCCTGGCCCACGCGCTGGAACGGCGGTTCTTCGCGGACGTGCTGCGACACCTCGACGGATTGGCCGGGGACTGGACCCACACGGCCGCGCGCCTCGAGGCCGCTCGCGCCGCGCTCACCTGA
- the traA gene encoding outer membrane exchange protein TraA family protein yields MKLPSFRIARTALAVLSVCLAASPALGQVKLPDVIVAGPPIVPALDGSGQGLCVASSIWTRTLNEFPQTRGTYLDVINGFIEEPASRQNRVTTVLRTPFDISNNLNDGRTLSYGDFVGQVSAPGCSMGGCSFNVINDNDAFTSFVSRFRGYLNVPSTLVGKVIHFAYYADDAISLVIYDRTQSYVVVNRPPQLGAPTWRTTNSITFNQPGMYAVEILYSQVTEHAALEMSMLVGSFADFERGANQPPIINLYNAGFQLLQPAQFFQTENGLPSFPENLNQCAQCPRASADDNRYRECGPYYYCNSAALCARCDSARFCGEDCSPCGQSIPYCANVNGRTQCVQCTEDSQCPNGRCDLTDNMCRGCNEDADCPENGRCDLSTNQCTGCNDDSDCPGATCDEESSTCVQCTDDTHCPGDQACAPETHTCVECNVDEQCDRGETCSNHQCVPCNTNDACAGNSCNCCPNGTQCAALTPGAAPSCVECTADSQCAEGQKCDPLNGRCVTELPECNTADACGPSCAKCPGERPYCLDGEVCVQCRTDLECGDGQFCVSGECSACTTDRHCGERCTACEGDTPFCLSDGSVQNSACVGCRGDEDCGSGQCNPTTRACENVGACAVTCDEGLVCNGESCVQCFADAHCPCGGTCDLGTNTCSTSCTDSEDCLGVQHCSAKTQVCERGRRKPGTDPQGGAFCCGTAADATPAGSATMLFLLAAGLLLLRSHRRVR; encoded by the coding sequence TTGAAACTCCCCTCGTTCCGCATCGCGCGTACCGCGCTCGCTGTCCTATCGGTGTGCCTCGCGGCATCCCCCGCTCTGGGCCAGGTGAAGCTGCCGGACGTCATCGTCGCAGGCCCACCCATCGTGCCCGCACTCGACGGGAGCGGACAGGGGCTCTGTGTCGCGTCGAGCATCTGGACGAGGACCCTGAACGAGTTTCCACAGACACGAGGAACCTACCTCGATGTCATCAATGGATTCATCGAGGAGCCAGCGAGCAGACAGAACCGTGTCACCACCGTCTTGAGAACACCGTTCGACATCTCGAACAACCTCAACGACGGCCGGACGCTGAGCTACGGCGACTTCGTCGGACAAGTCTCGGCCCCTGGTTGCTCGATGGGGGGCTGCAGCTTCAACGTCATCAATGACAACGATGCGTTCACATCATTCGTGTCACGATTCCGCGGGTACCTGAACGTACCCAGCACGCTGGTGGGTAAAGTCATCCACTTCGCCTACTACGCGGATGACGCAATCAGCCTAGTCATCTACGACCGCACCCAGTCCTATGTGGTCGTCAATCGGCCCCCACAGTTGGGAGCTCCGACATGGCGGACCACCAACAGCATCACCTTCAATCAGCCGGGTATGTATGCCGTTGAGATCCTGTACTCACAGGTGACTGAGCACGCAGCACTCGAAATGTCGATGCTCGTGGGCTCGTTCGCTGACTTCGAGCGTGGTGCAAACCAGCCGCCGATCATCAACCTCTACAACGCCGGCTTCCAACTGCTCCAGCCCGCGCAGTTCTTCCAGACCGAGAACGGGCTCCCTTCCTTCCCAGAGAACCTCAATCAGTGCGCCCAGTGTCCGCGGGCCAGTGCCGACGACAACAGGTACCGGGAATGCGGTCCCTACTACTACTGCAACTCGGCGGCGCTCTGTGCGCGGTGTGACTCCGCTCGTTTCTGCGGAGAGGACTGCTCCCCCTGTGGCCAGTCGATTCCCTACTGCGCGAACGTCAACGGTCGCACCCAGTGCGTCCAGTGCACGGAAGATTCGCAGTGCCCGAATGGCCGCTGCGACCTGACCGACAACATGTGCCGTGGCTGCAACGAGGACGCGGACTGCCCGGAGAACGGCCGCTGCGACCTCTCGACGAACCAGTGCACGGGCTGCAACGACGACAGCGACTGCCCGGGAGCGACCTGTGACGAGGAGTCCTCCACCTGCGTCCAGTGCACCGATGACACCCACTGCCCCGGCGACCAGGCCTGCGCGCCCGAGACGCACACCTGCGTCGAGTGCAACGTCGACGAGCAGTGTGACCGCGGAGAGACCTGCTCCAATCACCAGTGCGTCCCCTGCAACACGAACGACGCTTGCGCCGGCAACTCCTGCAACTGCTGCCCCAATGGCACACAGTGCGCCGCGCTGACCCCAGGTGCCGCTCCCTCCTGCGTCGAGTGCACCGCCGACAGCCAGTGCGCCGAGGGCCAGAAGTGCGACCCGCTCAACGGGCGCTGCGTGACCGAGCTGCCGGAGTGCAACACCGCCGACGCCTGCGGCCCCAGCTGCGCCAAGTGCCCCGGCGAGCGGCCCTACTGCCTCGATGGCGAGGTCTGCGTCCAGTGCCGCACCGACCTCGAGTGCGGCGACGGCCAGTTCTGCGTCAGTGGCGAGTGCAGCGCCTGCACCACCGACCGACACTGCGGCGAGCGCTGCACCGCCTGCGAGGGCGACACCCCCTTCTGCCTGTCCGACGGCTCCGTGCAGAACAGCGCGTGCGTCGGCTGCCGCGGCGACGAGGACTGCGGCAGCGGCCAGTGCAACCCCACCACCCGCGCCTGCGAGAACGTCGGCGCCTGCGCCGTCACCTGCGACGAGGGCCTCGTCTGCAACGGCGAGTCCTGCGTCCAGTGCTTCGCCGACGCCCATTGCCCCTGCGGCGGCACATGCGACCTCGGCACCAACACCTGCTCGACCTCGTGCACGGACAGCGAGGACTGCCTCGGCGTCCAGCACTGCTCCGCGAAGACCCAGGTGTGTGAGCGCGGCCGACGCAAACCGGGCACCGACCCGCAGGGCGGCGCCTTCTGCTGCGGAACCGCCGCTGACGCCACGCCGGCGGGCAGCGCCACCATGCTCTTCCTCCTGGCCGCCGGCCTCCTGCTCCTGCGCTCCCACCGCCGCGTCCGATGA
- the traB gene encoding outer membrane exchange protein TraB: MKTSHLPLLLVALGVSTLAAAQPDTRFDVQLFRPSAGPQDLVVVTQSRPLSHATVAAGPYFSYSLNPLTLIPEGGDLEKISLVGNRLQLDVMAMVGLFDWGEVGVDMPLILAQGGQNLEVIGTEGSVESFVLGDLRLTGKVAIPGLRRPAEGEGFGAALTLNVSFPTGAQDAFAGEGEMTWAPGLVLDYRFGNGILLALNGGFWKRPDRVFGGVQLGDMMPFGVGAEVPILRGSGVMALGMVNGAVGLKKAPGQERQVPAELLIGLRWYSSTGLTFTFGGGAGCGCSLASPTLSFFTSIIWIPAKTREWEALERFKEPPEPPPPPAPLVDPDGDSVIGVGDRCPDVPGPVENAGCPDLDRDGDSVVDRLDKCPDEPANSRGRDGCPLARRDGNKIVILEQVNFATDQDVILSESFIILEDVARVMNENPEVDRIIVEGHTDARASDAYNLELSRRRAASVMRFLVESGVAAERLCSQGFGRSRPLSNNETKEGMALNRRVEFTIQPPSEGPRPPCPEDPSADKKGKRGRPKAPVSSPKAGSPAPTP, translated from the coding sequence ATGAAGACCTCCCACCTGCCCCTCCTCCTCGTGGCGCTGGGAGTGTCCACCCTCGCCGCCGCCCAGCCGGACACGCGCTTCGACGTGCAGCTGTTCCGCCCGTCCGCGGGTCCCCAGGACCTCGTGGTGGTGACGCAGTCCCGGCCGCTCTCCCACGCCACCGTGGCCGCGGGGCCGTACTTCAGCTACTCGCTCAACCCCCTCACCCTCATCCCCGAGGGCGGTGACCTGGAGAAGATCAGCCTCGTCGGCAACCGGCTCCAGCTCGACGTCATGGCCATGGTGGGCCTGTTCGACTGGGGCGAGGTCGGCGTGGACATGCCGCTCATCCTCGCGCAGGGAGGGCAGAACCTCGAGGTCATCGGCACCGAGGGTAGCGTGGAGAGCTTCGTGCTCGGCGACCTGCGCCTCACCGGCAAGGTCGCCATCCCCGGCCTGCGCCGCCCCGCCGAGGGCGAGGGCTTCGGCGCGGCCCTGACGCTCAACGTGAGCTTCCCCACCGGCGCCCAGGATGCCTTCGCGGGCGAGGGCGAGATGACGTGGGCCCCCGGCCTCGTGCTCGACTACCGCTTCGGCAACGGCATCCTGCTCGCGCTCAACGGCGGCTTCTGGAAGCGACCGGACCGCGTCTTCGGCGGAGTGCAGCTCGGGGACATGATGCCCTTCGGCGTGGGCGCGGAGGTCCCCATCCTTCGCGGCAGCGGCGTCATGGCCCTGGGCATGGTCAACGGCGCGGTCGGCCTCAAGAAGGCCCCCGGCCAGGAGCGCCAGGTGCCCGCCGAGCTGCTCATCGGTCTGCGCTGGTACAGCTCCACCGGCCTGACGTTCACCTTCGGCGGCGGCGCGGGCTGCGGCTGCTCGCTCGCATCACCCACGCTCAGCTTCTTCACGTCCATCATCTGGATTCCGGCGAAGACGCGCGAGTGGGAGGCCCTGGAGCGCTTCAAGGAGCCCCCGGAGCCGCCCCCGCCGCCCGCGCCGCTCGTGGACCCGGATGGGGACTCCGTCATCGGCGTGGGCGACCGCTGCCCGGATGTGCCCGGCCCCGTGGAGAACGCGGGCTGCCCGGACCTGGACCGCGATGGCGACTCCGTGGTGGACCGCCTCGACAAGTGCCCGGACGAGCCGGCCAACAGCCGTGGCCGGGATGGCTGCCCGCTCGCGCGCCGCGACGGGAACAAGATCGTCATCCTCGAGCAGGTGAACTTCGCCACCGACCAGGACGTCATCCTCTCCGAGTCCTTCATCATCCTGGAGGACGTCGCGCGGGTGATGAACGAGAACCCGGAGGTCGACCGCATCATCGTGGAGGGCCACACCGACGCTCGCGCGAGCGACGCGTACAACCTCGAGCTGTCGCGCCGCCGCGCCGCCAGCGTCATGCGCTTCCTCGTCGAGAGCGGCGTTGCCGCCGAGCGGCTGTGCTCGCAGGGCTTCGGCCGCAGCCGGCCGCTGTCCAACAACGAGACGAAGGAAGGCATGGCCCTCAACCGCCGCGTCGAGTTCACCATCCAGCCGCCCAGCGAGGGCCCGCGTCCCCCCTGCCCCGAGGACCCGTCCGCGGACAAGAAGGGAAAGCGCGGCCGCCCCAAGGCGCCCGTCTCCAGCCCCAAGGCGGGGAGCCCCGCGCCCACGCCTTAG
- a CDS encoding Ig-like domain-containing protein — translation MKLDFVVLDDEGQRMTEPKLRWTSSAPEVALVQDGVLTVRRSGKTVIGVTGGKVREALPLDLVILNSLDVRAPGADFLEVGRTIKLRVVARNEQGASLADAAPNFSSSDETVARVEDGQLVAVRPGSATVSATLGHLSRHIAVQVVPADFARLGLNLTHHQFQRRGQSVLLQARAFNRNGVVLDTVPLEWFTSDSAVVSVSQDGRVTAVGSGRAVVSVVAGRRRSAAEFVVP, via the coding sequence GTGAAGCTGGACTTCGTGGTCCTCGATGACGAGGGCCAGCGCATGACCGAGCCGAAGCTGCGTTGGACCAGCTCCGCGCCCGAGGTCGCCCTGGTGCAGGATGGCGTGCTGACGGTGCGCCGGTCGGGGAAGACCGTCATCGGCGTGACGGGGGGAAAGGTGCGCGAGGCGCTGCCCCTGGACCTCGTCATCCTCAACTCGCTGGACGTCCGGGCTCCGGGCGCGGACTTCCTGGAGGTGGGGAGGACCATCAAGCTGCGGGTGGTGGCGCGCAACGAACAGGGGGCTTCGCTCGCGGACGCCGCGCCGAACTTCTCTTCCTCGGACGAGACGGTGGCGCGGGTGGAGGATGGGCAGCTGGTGGCGGTGAGGCCGGGCTCGGCGACGGTCAGCGCCACGTTGGGGCACCTGTCGCGCCACATCGCCGTGCAGGTGGTGCCCGCGGACTTCGCGCGCCTGGGCCTCAACCTGACGCACCATCAGTTCCAGCGCCGGGGCCAGTCCGTGCTGCTCCAGGCGCGGGCCTTCAATCGCAACGGCGTCGTGCTCGATACGGTGCCGCTCGAGTGGTTCACCTCGGATTCCGCTGTCGTGTCCGTCAGCCAGGATGGGCGGGTGACGGCGGTGGGATCGGGGCGCGCCGTCGTCTCCGTCGTCGCCGGCCGCCGCCGCTCCGCCGCCGAGTTCGTCGTCCCCTGA
- a CDS encoding lipase maturation factor family protein, with protein sequence MFYDGDCGFCRRWVARWSARTEGRVRFLPGSDWRRWLLGISSKRMRRAMQLVEPSGRYSQGAEAAFRALTWSPRWPTRVAARLGLLPGVLSVARVVYGVIARHRTAASRVDRWLFGREVVPREYRWVRWGFLRLMGGVYLIAFTSLGRQVLGLIGSRGIRPARELLAADREATSARERWRQRPTVFWLDASDEALVRGCRVGQGLALAVLLGIAPRPALALLWGLYLSYASVGREFLSFQWDVLLLEMGLLSVLTAPDGLRPGLGRRGPGALEVFLFRLLVFRLYFGSGISKWQSGDRTWRELTACRHYYETAPLPTRGGWYAHHLPSSVQRASTGAVLALEVVGPFFVFLPRRPRMLAFGAFTALQALIAATGNYGFFNLQSAVLGLWLLDDAALGRVLPLGPGASAPLRPWWRTALSGALVSPLVVLGAADVFMRFERGARLPERVLRPLSWLHGCARPLRSVNRYGLFSVMTVERPEIVVEGSRDGEHWEAYPFRYKVGAVDQPPSQVAPHQPRLDWQMWFAALSSPPTWFIAFLARLLQGSPDVLGLLAGNPFPDAPPRQVRAVLYDYRMTDIAERRRTGAWWRRERLGLYVQPLALAPGPQPSGRIPRLTWLAPRGL encoded by the coding sequence GTGTTCTATGACGGTGACTGTGGCTTCTGCCGGCGCTGGGTGGCGCGCTGGAGCGCGCGCACGGAGGGGCGGGTCCGCTTCCTTCCAGGCAGTGACTGGCGGCGGTGGCTCCTCGGCATCTCCTCGAAGCGGATGCGTCGGGCGATGCAGCTCGTGGAGCCCTCGGGCCGGTACTCCCAGGGCGCGGAGGCCGCTTTCCGCGCGCTCACCTGGTCGCCCCGCTGGCCGACCCGCGTCGCGGCGAGGCTGGGCCTGCTGCCCGGCGTGCTCTCCGTGGCACGTGTCGTCTACGGCGTCATCGCGCGGCACCGCACCGCGGCCTCGCGTGTGGACCGCTGGCTCTTCGGACGCGAGGTGGTGCCTCGCGAGTACCGCTGGGTCCGTTGGGGCTTCCTGCGCCTGATGGGAGGCGTCTATCTCATCGCCTTCACGTCGTTGGGGCGGCAGGTGCTCGGGCTCATCGGCTCACGCGGCATCCGCCCGGCCAGGGAGTTGTTGGCGGCGGACCGCGAGGCGACCTCCGCGCGCGAGCGCTGGCGCCAGCGGCCCACGGTGTTCTGGCTCGACGCCTCCGACGAAGCGCTGGTGCGCGGGTGCCGAGTGGGGCAGGGACTGGCGTTGGCGGTGCTGCTCGGCATCGCGCCGCGTCCCGCGCTGGCGCTGCTGTGGGGCTTGTATCTCTCCTACGCGTCGGTGGGGCGCGAGTTCCTCTCGTTCCAGTGGGACGTGCTGTTGCTGGAGATGGGCCTGCTGTCGGTGCTCACCGCGCCCGATGGGCTGCGTCCCGGACTGGGGAGGCGTGGGCCCGGCGCGCTGGAGGTGTTCCTCTTCCGACTGCTCGTGTTCCGGCTCTACTTCGGCTCGGGGATCAGCAAGTGGCAGTCCGGGGACCGCACGTGGCGCGAGCTGACGGCGTGTCGCCACTACTACGAGACGGCGCCCCTGCCGACGCGAGGGGGCTGGTACGCGCACCACCTCCCGTCCTCCGTCCAGCGGGCCTCGACGGGCGCGGTGCTCGCGCTGGAGGTCGTGGGGCCCTTCTTCGTGTTCCTGCCGCGACGGCCGAGGATGCTCGCCTTCGGCGCCTTCACGGCGCTCCAGGCCCTCATCGCCGCCACGGGCAACTATGGCTTCTTCAACCTCCAGTCGGCGGTGCTGGGACTGTGGCTGTTGGATGACGCGGCCCTGGGGCGGGTGCTCCCCCTGGGGCCTGGCGCGAGTGCGCCGCTCCGGCCCTGGTGGCGGACGGCGCTGTCGGGCGCGCTCGTCTCGCCGCTGGTGGTGCTGGGGGCCGCGGACGTCTTCATGCGCTTCGAGCGAGGGGCGCGCCTCCCGGAGCGGGTCCTGCGTCCGTTGTCGTGGCTCCACGGCTGCGCGCGCCCGCTGCGCTCGGTGAACCGGTACGGCCTCTTCAGCGTCATGACGGTGGAGCGCCCGGAAATCGTCGTCGAGGGTTCGAGGGACGGTGAGCACTGGGAGGCCTATCCCTTCCGTTACAAGGTGGGGGCCGTGGACCAGCCTCCCTCACAGGTGGCTCCGCACCAGCCCCGGCTGGACTGGCAGATGTGGTTCGCCGCGCTCTCGTCGCCACCGACCTGGTTCATCGCCTTCCTGGCGAGGCTGCTCCAGGGCTCCCCGGACGTCCTCGGGCTGCTGGCGGGCAATCCCTTTCCAGACGCGCCTCCCCGGCAGGTCCGGGCGGTGCTGTATGACTACCGGATGACCGACATCGCCGAGCGGCGGCGCACCGGCGCATGGTGGCGGCGCGAACGCCTGGGCCTGTATGTCCAACCCCTTGCGCTGGCTCCCGGGCCCCAGCCCTCCGGACGCATCCCCCGGCTGACCTGGCTGGCCCCGCGGGGTTTGTAA
- a CDS encoding MBL fold metallo-hydrolase produces the protein MSEPKGKARRLVEVVPGVHHWSVADDRLGGSHSDAYAVVDDDGAVVLIDPLPIDEAKLRELGDITAILLTAGNHQRSAWRFRKAFGAPVWAPENAYGLESEPDYTYVAGDTLPGGLMPFHTPGPAIAMYTLWMQRHPRGVAFISDLLIHDDKGTPKFVPNEYQDAPLRTRQSVQRILDHLTVDTVCFAHGEPIVSNGAAALRRALEEEREAPGAPSP, from the coding sequence ATGAGCGAGCCCAAGGGGAAGGCACGACGATTGGTCGAGGTGGTGCCCGGCGTCCACCACTGGAGCGTGGCCGATGACCGTCTCGGCGGAAGCCACAGCGACGCCTACGCGGTGGTGGACGACGACGGCGCGGTCGTCCTCATCGACCCATTGCCCATCGACGAAGCGAAGCTGCGCGAGTTGGGGGACATCACCGCCATCCTCCTGACGGCGGGCAACCACCAGCGCTCCGCGTGGCGCTTCCGCAAGGCGTTCGGCGCGCCGGTCTGGGCGCCGGAGAACGCCTACGGGCTCGAGAGCGAGCCGGACTACACCTACGTGGCGGGCGACACGCTCCCCGGGGGGCTGATGCCCTTCCACACGCCGGGGCCCGCCATCGCCATGTACACGCTCTGGATGCAGCGACATCCGCGCGGCGTCGCCTTCATCTCCGACCTGTTGATCCACGACGACAAGGGCACGCCGAAGTTCGTCCCCAACGAATACCAGGACGCTCCGCTGCGCACCCGGCAGAGCGTCCAGCGCATCCTCGACCACCTCACCGTGGACACCGTGTGCTTCGCCCACGGCGAGCCCATCGTCAGCAATGGCGCCGCCGCCCTGCGCCGGGCGCTGGAGGAGGAACGGGAGGCGCCCGGCGCGCCCTCGCCTTGA